One region of bacterium genomic DNA includes:
- the mutL gene encoding DNA mismatch repair endonuclease MutL: protein MKNSILLLDEKTKNLIAAGEVIERPASVVKELVENALDAGARRIGVELESAGSRLIRVSDDGSGMGRQDAELAFCRHATSKIRSADDLAHIATLGFRGEALPSIAAVSRFELETATREDPSGTLVVIEGGRTLEVSETARAAGTTATVRNLFFNVPARRKFMKSDQTELRHILRNMTQVAVAQIETAFRVSHEGRELINAPAAVTLSERVEALFGAKRTGKMLPVLLERGESAIGGLIQAPDAVGDMRAEQYMFINRRPFFSRALAQAVRQGYQSTIPSSGQPSFFLFLTLDPSEVDVNVHPAKLEVRFRDEGYLFSLLHRAVEQGLRATGATPEFEGASMSSGRLTRGGVAAAPGPGQLPRRVAESVRARGSGAFQTSFLMPLTPAASGPKAQSTAPLKVVPEAGPEPEKAPAGTAVESPTVLPEIWQLHDRYIFVETKDGCMIIDQHAAHERILYEQILAGMTRGGMSRQRLLFPFTLDLSPEEHAAALDFAALLEQAGFELEDFGSNSVVIRSTPALEGLGHAEGYLREMLRDLVREGQGSTGTRHQRLARSLACRAAIKSGRRMEGREMNELVDRLFATELPYADVHGRNTMVHLSLEEVDRRFGRT, encoded by the coding sequence ATGAAAAACAGCATCCTCCTTCTGGATGAAAAAACAAAGAACCTGATCGCCGCGGGTGAAGTGATCGAGCGTCCCGCCTCGGTGGTCAAGGAACTGGTGGAGAACGCCCTGGACGCCGGTGCGCGGCGGATCGGCGTGGAGCTGGAATCCGCTGGCAGCCGTCTGATCCGCGTGAGCGACGACGGCTCCGGCATGGGCCGTCAGGATGCCGAGCTGGCGTTCTGCCGTCACGCCACCAGCAAGATACGCTCGGCCGATGACCTGGCGCACATCGCCACCCTGGGGTTCCGGGGCGAGGCCCTGCCCAGTATCGCGGCGGTCAGCCGGTTCGAGCTGGAGACCGCCACGCGCGAGGACCCGTCCGGCACCCTGGTGGTGATCGAGGGCGGGCGCACCCTGGAGGTCTCGGAGACCGCCCGCGCTGCCGGGACCACGGCCACGGTGCGCAACCTCTTTTTCAATGTCCCGGCGCGCCGCAAGTTCATGAAATCGGACCAGACCGAACTGCGGCATATCCTGCGGAACATGACCCAGGTGGCGGTGGCCCAGATCGAGACCGCGTTCCGGGTGAGCCACGAGGGCCGCGAGCTGATAAACGCGCCGGCGGCGGTCACCCTGTCCGAGCGGGTCGAGGCCCTGTTCGGGGCCAAGCGCACAGGCAAGATGCTGCCCGTGCTGCTGGAGCGGGGCGAGTCCGCGATCGGCGGGCTGATCCAGGCCCCGGACGCAGTGGGGGACATGCGCGCCGAGCAGTACATGTTCATCAACCGTCGGCCGTTTTTCAGCCGCGCGCTGGCCCAGGCCGTGCGCCAGGGCTACCAGAGCACGATCCCGTCCTCCGGGCAGCCGTCGTTCTTTCTGTTCCTCACCCTCGACCCGTCCGAGGTGGATGTGAATGTCCACCCGGCCAAGCTCGAGGTGCGTTTCCGGGACGAGGGCTACCTGTTCTCGCTGCTGCACAGGGCGGTGGAGCAGGGGCTGCGCGCGACCGGGGCCACTCCGGAGTTCGAAGGCGCCTCCATGTCCTCGGGACGGCTGACCCGCGGGGGTGTGGCCGCGGCGCCCGGGCCCGGGCAGTTGCCGCGGCGGGTGGCCGAGAGCGTGCGCGCACGCGGCTCCGGAGCGTTCCAGACCTCGTTCCTGATGCCCCTGACGCCGGCCGCGTCCGGGCCGAAAGCCCAGTCCACGGCCCCGCTCAAGGTGGTGCCGGAGGCCGGGCCGGAACCGGAGAAAGCGCCGGCCGGGACAGCGGTGGAGTCGCCGACCGTGCTGCCCGAGATCTGGCAACTCCACGACCGCTACATTTTCGTGGAGACCAAGGACGGCTGCATGATAATAGATCAGCACGCGGCGCACGAGCGCATTCTGTACGAGCAGATACTGGCCGGGATGACCCGCGGCGGCATGAGCCGTCAGCGCCTTCTGTTCCCGTTCACCCTCGACCTGTCGCCCGAGGAGCACGCCGCGGCGTTGGATTTCGCCGCCCTTCTGGAGCAGGCCGGGTTCGAGTTGGAGGATTTCGGCTCGAACAGCGTGGTGATCCGCTCCACCCCGGCCCTGGAGGGCCTGGGCCACGCCGAGGGCTACCTGCGCGAGATGTTGCGCGACCTGGTGCGCGAGGGCCAGGGCTCCACCGGCACCCGTCACCAGCGCCTGGCCCGCTCCCTGGCTTGCCGCGCGGCGATCAAGAGCGGGCGCCGTATGGAGGGCCGCGAGATGAACGAGCTGGTCGACCGTCTGTTCGCCACCGAGCTGCCCTACGCGGATGTGCACGGGCGCAACACCATGGTCCATCTGTCGCTGGAGGAGGTGGACAGGAGGTTCGGCCGAACTTGA